CGGTACCAGCCCACAGCCCGGCCCCCGCGAAGAGTGGGGCGGGCGGTGCCCGGGGTAAGGGACAGCCGCAGCGATGCCCGCAGCTGCGGTTCCCAGGTCCGGATGAACTCGAAGTGCGCGTCCAGGGTGCGCACCAGGCGGGCACGGACGTCCGACGGCGGTTCCTCGCCGAGCAGCGACGCCAACCCGGTCTCGGGGAGGGCCGCGTGCAGGAGGGCTTCCTTGTCCGGGAAGTAGCGGTAGGCAGTCGTCCGCGATATCCCGGCAATGGCGGCGACTTCCGCAACGGACGGATCCTGCCCGTCCTTCAGCAGGTCCCGGAGCGAGGACACCAGCTCTTCGCGGGTCCGCGACTTCTGCCGGGTCCTGCCGGTCTCCAGATATTTTTCATTGTGGCGTTCGGACACAGGACTTATGATACAGACGTACCGTTATGGTACGGATGTCCCATAAAAGACTCACCGAGGGGTTTCCCGTGGCCGATCCCATTGCAGTGAATCCGCAGCACTACAGGCTCGTCTTTGAAAACGACCGTGTCCGCGTCCTCGAGTACAGCGACGGCCCCGGAGACACCACCGGCACCCATTCCCACCCTGACAGCGTGATGGTTACGCTCAGTTCCTTCGCCCGCCGCCTCCGGTCAGGAGACCGGGAAGCGGACGTGGAGCTGCAGGCAGGGCAAGCCCGCTGGCTCGACGCGCAGGAACACTCCGGGACGAACACCGGCTCCACGCCTACACGCTGCCTCTTTATCGAGCTGAAGGAACCCCGCCGGGAGAACCCGGGCGTGGATGAATCGCCCGCCCACACAGGCCGCCTTGGTCCTGCTGATTCCTAGCCGCCGGAAAGCCCCCTACGACCGATCCCCTGTCAGCAACAGCCTGCACCAGGCATCGGTCAGCCACTCAGCGAACTGCCGGTGCCCCCACCCCCGCCGGTCCACCAGGAGCACCCAGTACTCGGGCCCACTCATACTCCAGACCGCATCGGCGAGTTCGGCCGCGGGGCGGTCCGTTCGCAACTCCCCGGTCGCAGCGAGGTCCTTAACAAAGAGCAGCATGTTTGCAGCGCGGCGGTCGGAAATCTCAGTCCACAGCGCAGCGCAGTCGGGATCGGTGCCGGCGGCGTCGCGCAGCGCCAAATAGACCGGCGCGAGGCGGGGCTGGATGCTTACCAGAGCGTGGGCATAGATGGAGATCTTCTCGGACGCCGCCTTCGCGTCCCGCAGGCGGACCACGTAATCGCGGCGCTCCGCGGGTACCGCCTGGCCGGTA
This region of Arthrobacter sp. DNA4 genomic DNA includes:
- a CDS encoding TetR/AcrR family transcriptional regulator, whose translation is MSERHNEKYLETGRTRQKSRTREELVSSLRDLLKDGQDPSVAEVAAIAGISRTTAYRYFPDKEALLHAALPETGLASLLGEEPPSDVRARLVRTLDAHFEFIRTWEPQLRASLRLSLTPGTARPTLRGGRAVGWYRDALSPLEAAGSGIDIAALAVRLRAVAGIEPYVWLRDVAGLRPDQAFSAMRANALDILDAELGRQR
- a CDS encoding cytoplasmic protein codes for the protein MADPIAVNPQHYRLVFENDRVRVLEYSDGPGDTTGTHSHPDSVMVTLSSFARRLRSGDREADVELQAGQARWLDAQEHSGTNTGSTPTRCLFIELKEPRRENPGVDESPAHTGRLGPADS
- a CDS encoding TetR/AcrR family transcriptional regulator, coding for MSEVNAPARRYHSPRRKEQAAATRDAVLAAARELFVGEGYRSTTVAGIARRAGVAVDTIYATIGRKSDLLREVVETAISGTGQAVPAERRDYVVRLRDAKAASEKISIYAHALVSIQPRLAPVYLALRDAAGTDPDCAALWTEISDRRAANMLLFVKDLAATGELRTDRPAAELADAVWSMSGPEYWVLLVDRRGWGHRQFAEWLTDAWCRLLLTGDRS